A genomic segment from Aegilops tauschii subsp. strangulata cultivar AL8/78 chromosome 1, Aet v6.0, whole genome shotgun sequence encodes:
- the LOC109742568 gene encoding transcription factor MYB30, with protein sequence MGRAPCCEKDGLKRGAWSPEEDQRLADYIAQHGHSNWRALPKHAGLLRCGKSCRLRWVNYLSPDIKRGNFTADEEDRIIRLHQALGNRWSVIAAQLPGRTDNEIKNVWHSHLKKRLEDGLKPAADHDAGGSGRQKSRKQAKARSATVDARERHTSLQGQSSSGLTCSTVTESAAAVTSSPSDNATITSASHGHQLVKEDTFSSEAVTDNSFLSSTDVTGMIDLGAMGEDLSLVMSSSSTWSDDQDFWINMLQEGGDIIDLPKL encoded by the exons ATGGGGAGAGCGCCGTGCTGCGAGAAGGACGGTCTGAAGCGGGGCGCGTGGAGCCCCGAGGAGGACCAGCGGCTGGCAGACTACATCGCGCAGCATGGCCACTCCAACTGGCGCGCCCTCCCCAAGCACGCAG GGCTTCTGCGGTGCGGGAAGAGCTGTCGCCTGCGGTGGGTCAACTACCTCAGCCCGGACATCAAGCGGGGCAACTTCACCGCCGACGAGGAGGACCGCATCATCCGCCTCCATCAGGCCCTCGGCAACAG GTGGTCCGTGATAGCTGCGCAGCTGCCCGGGCGCACTGACAACGAGATCAAGAACGTCTGGCACTCGCACCTCAAGAAGAGGCTGGAGGACGGCCTGAAGCCAGCCGCCGATCACGACGCCGGCGGCAGTGGCCGGCAGAAGTCACGCAAGCAGGCCAAGGCTAGGAGCGCCACGGTCGACGCTCGTGAGCGGCACACGTCGCTGCAGGGGCAGTCGAGCAGCGGCTTGACGTGCTCAACGGTGACcgagtcggcggcggcggtgacatCCTCGCCGAGCGATAACGCCACCATCACAAGCGCGAGCCACGGCCACCAGCTCGTCAAAGAGGACACCTTCAGCTCGGAGGCGGTCACTGACAACAGCTTCTTGTCTTCAACAGACGTGACGGGAATGATAGACCTCGGTGCCATGGGCGAGGACCTGAGCCTGGTGATGAGCTCATCATCGACGTGGAGCGATGACCAGGACTTCTGGATCAACATGCTGCAGGAGGGCGGAGACATAATAGACTTGCCAAAGTTGTAA